The sequence CCGTAGACATGGAAGAGCGGGATGGCCATCAGGACGGTTTCCTCGCCCAGGCGGACATCCGGCATCCAGGATCGGATCTGCAGGGCGTTGGCCACCAGATTCCGATGCAGGCCGATCGCCGCCTTCGACACTCCGGTCGTGCCGCCGCTGTACTGGAAGATGCCAATGTCCTCCGGCCCAACATCCACCTCGGGTCGATCGGCCGGCTGATACCGTCGCAGCAGATCCTGCAGCCAGATGTCCCCCTGCTCCAGGTCGACGCGGTGTCCGTCCTTCTTCTCCTTGGCCAGGGTGAACAACAGCCGCAGCACAGGCGGCAGGCCCTCTTTGATGTTGGTGACGACCAGCTGGCTCAGGCGAGTCTTGGGCTGGGCTTCCTTGACCTTTCGGTAGAAGTTGCTGGTGACCAACATCAGCTCCACACCCGAATCCGAGAGCTGGTGCACGATCTCACGCGGCGTGTACAGCGGGTTGGTCGCAACCACCAGACCGCCGGCCTTGAGGATGGCGAAGAAGGAGAGGACAAACTGCGGGATGTTGGGCATGAACAGGCCCACCGGCTGCCCCTTGATGACCCCCAGGCCGGCCAGGCCCGCCGCCAGGCGGTCGGTCATCTCGTCCATCTGGCGATAGGTCACGGTGGCGCCCTTGAAGATCGTGCAGGGCCGATCAGGGAACCGGCGGGCAGCTTCCTCAAGAAGGTGGTTCAAGGAGACGGCTGGGTACTCGATGGTGCGGGGGACTCCGGGGTCGTACTGCCGATACCAGGGTCGCTCCTCCATGATGGTCGGCCTCCTTAGCGCCTGCTCAAGGTGGACCGGATGTCCTGCTTCGTTTATACAACAGAACTCGCCCCTCGGCGCGCGATGATATAATCGGCCCATGCCGGTCCCGCCGCCCGACGCCTGGTGAGCGGGCCGCTTTCTTGGCCCCCCCGGCGCCCGCCGCACCTGACCCTTGCTCGGGCCCAGGCCGCGAACCCTACGGAGGAAGCCTATGGTCCAAACGCTATCTGTGCCCGGCCCTAAGGCCAGGGCCTATCTGGAACGCGACTCGCTGGCCGTCTCCCCCTCGTACCCTCGCAGCACCCCGCTCGTCATCGATCACGGGTCGGGCTCGGAAGTGTGGGACGTCGACGGCAATCGCTTCGTCGACCTTGCTGCTGGGATTGCGGTTTGTTCCACCGGTCACAGCCACCCGCAGGTGGTGCGGGCGATCCAACAACAAGCAGAGCGTTTCATCCACATCTCCTCCGACTACTACCATCCACTTTGGATTGATTTCTCCGAGCGGCTGGGCAGCATCGCCCCGTTTGATGAGCCGGCACGGGTGTTCCTGGGTAACTCCGGTACCGAGGCGGTCGAAGCCGGCCTCAAGCTCGCCCGCTATCACACTGGACGCCAGCACTTCATCGGGTTCTACGGCGGATTCCACGGGCGTTCGATGGGGTCGCTCTCGCTCACGGCCAGCAAGCCGATACAGCGCCGCGGCTTCACGCCGATGCTCGGCGGCGTGACCCATGTTCCGTTTCCCGACCCATACCGGCCGGTGCTGGCTCCAACCGACAGCGACTACGGCGTGACCATCGTCAACTACATCAAGAACGTCGTGTTCAACCGTTCGCTGCCACCGGAGGATTGCGCGGCGGTGGTCGTTGAGCCCATCCTGGGAGAAGGCGGCTACGTCGTGCCCACACCCGGCTTCTTCCCGGCCCTGCGCCGGTTGTGCGATGAGTACGGGATCCTGCTGATCGTGGATGAGGTCCAGACCGGCGTCGGGCGCACCGGGAAGTGGTGGGCGATCGAACATTGGGGTGTCGAACCGGACATTGTGTGCGTTGCCAAGGGCATCGCTTCCGGCGTTCCCCTGGGCGCGACCATCGCCCGCGCCAGCATCATGGATTGGCCGTCGGGGTCCCACGGCAATACCTATGGCGGGAACCCGCTTGCCTGCGCGGCGGGCATGGCGACCCTTGAGTTGATCGAGGAACGGTTTATGCAGAATGCGGCCGAGGTCGGCGAATACACCTTGGACGCTCTGGCTGAGATCCAGTCGCGTCATGCGAGCATCGGGGACGTGCGCGGCAAGGGCTTAATGATTGGGGTCGAATTCGTCAAGGACCGCTCCACCAAAACCCCAGCACCGCGCTTGCGGCAGGCGGTCGTCGACAACGCTTTCAAGCACGGCTTGCTCCTGCTCGGCGCCGGGGATTCGACGGTCCGCCTCTCTCCACCGCTCAACATCACCCGCCCGTTGATGGACGAGGGCCTGGAAGCTCTCGAGCTCTCCATCACCGAGGCCGAGAACGCCCGGCTGGACTAGCCACCCATGTTGCCGGATTTCCGCGTCCGACAGCGCGAGTATCTGCTCGAGATCTCGCGGGCAATCACACAAGAACTCGATCTTGAGAAGGTTCTCGGCCTGGTCGTTCGCCTATCCACTGAACTGCTGGCCGGCCATGCTGGGCTGATTGCTCTGCGCCAGGAGAGCGGGGGCTGGCATGTGGCGGCGAGCTACGGCATCAACCCCGCCTTGCTCAAACAGCTGGGCCCGCTCCTGGCCGATATCCCCGACCAGAAGGATCCCGCCCGATTTGAGCTGCCGGAGGTCAATCGCCGTTTGCAGCGGATGACCGAGGCCGCCTCCCTGGGGCTCCTGACAGGCGTTGGGCTTCCCATGGTCACCCGCAGCGAAGTGGTGGGCGTGATCTTCGTCTTCCGCTCCTACCGAGGGTTGTTCTCGGCCGATGACCGCAATCTGCTCTCCGGGTTTGCCGCGCAGGCCGCGATCGCCGTCCAGAACGCAAGCCTGTACCGAGACGTCACCCAGCAGCGCCAACACCTGGCTTCGGTGCTCGAGTCATCAGCGGATGGGATCTTCATCCTCGACCCGGCCCACAAGGTGATCGGCTTCAATCGGGCTTGCGCCCGCCTGACGGGAATGCCGTCCGAGCAGGCGATCGGAATGGAACATGCCCAGGTCATCGTCTGGGCGCAGCGGACGCACGGGATCCCCCTGGAAGAAGCCGAGGCCAGCGGCTGGCCGCTCCACCGGCAGGCCACCCTGTACGTCGAGGGCGATCTGCGCAAGCCCAACGGGGCCACTACCAGCGTCGGGGTCACCTACGCCCCGACGGCTGCCGCCGATGGCAGGCTGCTGGGCATCGTCGGCAACGTCCGCGACATCACGCGCTTTCGCGAGGCCGAGGAGCTCAAGAGCACCTTCATCTCGATCATCAGCCACGAACTGCGGACGCCGGTGGCGTTGATCAAGGGATACGTCGGCACGCTGCGCCGCGAGGACGCCCGCTGGGAGCCTGCCGTTGTCCGCCAGAGCCTGGCGGTGATCGAGGAGGAGGCGGATCATCTGGCGACCCTGATCGACGACCTGCTCGACGCCTCGCGCCTGCAGGCCGGCGCACTCCGCCTCAAGCAGGCCGAGGTCTCTCTGGACTTGGTGGCGGCGCGGGCCGCCGAGCGCTTCCAGACTCAGAGCGACAAGCATCGCCTTCAGGTCCACTTCCCGCCCGCCTTCCCCGTGGTCATCGCCGATGAAGATCGCCTCTCGCAGGTGGTCAACAACTTGCTCTCCAACGCCGTCAAGTACTCCCCCGAGGGCGGGACGATCACGATCAGCGGCCAGGCTCGGGCGGACGACGTGGTGGTATGCATCAGCGATGAAGGCCCGGGAATCCCCCAGCAGGACGCCCCGCGTGTCTTTGACCGCTTCTTCCGCGCAACGGAATCTGCCCGCACAACTAAGGGCACCGGCCTGGGACTCTTCCTCGCCAAGGCGGTGGTCGAGGCCCACGGCGGACAGATCTGGGTGGACGAGACCCGCACCAAGGGGGCCCGCATCTGCTTCTCCTTGCCCCGAACACCGACATCATCAGCTTCCGTGGGATAGGAACCGAATATGGCTAGAAGCGTGACCCAGATCCGCTGCCCGAACTGCGGCAGCCCCATCCAGGCTGCGATCGAGCAATTGGTCGACGTCGCTCAAGACCCCTCGGCCAAGGCGCGCCTGCTCAGCGGCTCGCTCAACCTCGCCCGCTGCCCGAACTGCCGTTACGAAGGCCAGCTCTCGACGCCTC comes from Anaerolineales bacterium and encodes:
- a CDS encoding acetyl ornithine aminotransferase family protein, with the protein product MVQTLSVPGPKARAYLERDSLAVSPSYPRSTPLVIDHGSGSEVWDVDGNRFVDLAAGIAVCSTGHSHPQVVRAIQQQAERFIHISSDYYHPLWIDFSERLGSIAPFDEPARVFLGNSGTEAVEAGLKLARYHTGRQHFIGFYGGFHGRSMGSLSLTASKPIQRRGFTPMLGGVTHVPFPDPYRPVLAPTDSDYGVTIVNYIKNVVFNRSLPPEDCAAVVVEPILGEGGYVVPTPGFFPALRRLCDEYGILLIVDEVQTGVGRTGKWWAIEHWGVEPDIVCVAKGIASGVPLGATIARASIMDWPSGSHGNTYGGNPLACAAGMATLELIEERFMQNAAEVGEYTLDALAEIQSRHASIGDVRGKGLMIGVEFVKDRSTKTPAPRLRQAVVDNAFKHGLLLLGAGDSTVRLSPPLNITRPLMDEGLEALELSITEAENARLD
- a CDS encoding ATP-binding protein, yielding MLPDFRVRQREYLLEISRAITQELDLEKVLGLVVRLSTELLAGHAGLIALRQESGGWHVAASYGINPALLKQLGPLLADIPDQKDPARFELPEVNRRLQRMTEAASLGLLTGVGLPMVTRSEVVGVIFVFRSYRGLFSADDRNLLSGFAAQAAIAVQNASLYRDVTQQRQHLASVLESSADGIFILDPAHKVIGFNRACARLTGMPSEQAIGMEHAQVIVWAQRTHGIPLEEAEASGWPLHRQATLYVEGDLRKPNGATTSVGVTYAPTAAADGRLLGIVGNVRDITRFREAEELKSTFISIISHELRTPVALIKGYVGTLRREDARWEPAVVRQSLAVIEEEADHLATLIDDLLDASRLQAGALRLKQAEVSLDLVAARAAERFQTQSDKHRLQVHFPPAFPVVIADEDRLSQVVNNLLSNAVKYSPEGGTITISGQARADDVVVCISDEGPGIPQQDAPRVFDRFFRATESARTTKGTGLGLFLAKAVVEAHGGQIWVDETRTKGARICFSLPRTPTSSASVG